One window from the genome of Leptospira ryugenii encodes:
- a CDS encoding penicillin-binding protein 1A produces MNQEKTLKITLSIFFVISLLGGLFFGYILSEVNQGKELQKLASYQPTTPTKLYDANGVLFAELYRHKQELLKYQDIPPHVIHAFLSVEDDNFFNHFGIDFLAIVRAAIKNVLAGRIVQGGSTLTQQLAKTILQERKKTFARKFLEALLTLQIEQEYTKEEILEIYFNLIYLGHGTTGLSSAANVYFQKDVRDLDVAEAALLARLPKAPVTYSPFKNPMEAKNAHKIVLGLMAKNGFIPEENVQKIHEEFWQKYWPIVVTQSPSRSTWGTKLNRAPHFTEYVRQILEKQVGEDAVYTGGLKVYTTLDVRKQEIAEEELRKSLIEQDRYAFGANFRYAGRADRSLVSLYNLLGSVFPVGVPFITNLDDRQVFRLQLEKEMAPALELLTDFVPSENESAAVKEFRRSSLVFSSNLHVEGAIITIDHQTGYIQTMVGGSRFTPKNQFNRAMSARRQTGSAFKPMVYAAAIQNRAVGSGTGIMDAPLTTLTEEGEGYSPQDISGDFRGMVPLSRALSLSLNIVSVQVLMRTGTDSVIDFASKVTKANKARFPTGPALALGVAELTPYEMAVAYSIMANRGRDVIPFGIRYVLDQSGSILYNREKEVQEELAEKAKNGTIQIIPEATAYIIRQMLIGVATGGTPTAALRDRDKGNYKGISGGKTGSTSSYTNVWYCGFDPKFTTVVWMGFDKSSLSLGQGVTAAGVAAPIFGKLYSRWYNGGPYPEFPQEEVPSDVVKGATCAFNGMTPSPTCPLTSNLFLKPITIAGRSLSVPGGRQCDGDRDHFRSLDLKDFLQRELEISDDELK; encoded by the coding sequence ATGAACCAGGAAAAAACTCTTAAAATTACTCTATCGATCTTTTTCGTTATCTCTCTCTTAGGTGGATTGTTCTTTGGGTACATCCTATCCGAAGTCAACCAAGGTAAAGAGCTCCAAAAATTGGCCTCCTACCAACCGACCACTCCTACAAAACTTTATGATGCCAATGGTGTACTCTTTGCGGAGTTGTATAGACACAAACAAGAACTACTAAAATACCAAGATATTCCTCCTCATGTTATCCATGCTTTTTTAAGCGTAGAGGATGATAATTTTTTCAACCACTTTGGTATCGATTTTTTAGCGATTGTAAGAGCGGCCATTAAAAATGTGTTAGCTGGACGGATTGTACAGGGTGGCTCCACTCTCACTCAGCAATTAGCAAAAACCATACTCCAAGAACGTAAAAAGACCTTCGCACGAAAGTTTTTGGAAGCTCTTTTGACTCTACAAATTGAACAGGAATATACAAAAGAAGAGATTTTAGAAATCTACTTTAACTTGATCTACCTCGGCCATGGTACGACAGGTTTATCTTCTGCTGCCAATGTCTATTTCCAAAAAGATGTACGAGACTTAGATGTGGCAGAAGCGGCTCTCCTTGCTAGACTCCCCAAGGCTCCAGTCACATATTCTCCCTTTAAAAACCCCATGGAAGCAAAGAATGCACATAAAATTGTTTTGGGCTTAATGGCTAAGAATGGTTTTATCCCGGAAGAAAATGTGCAAAAAATTCATGAGGAGTTTTGGCAGAAGTATTGGCCCATTGTTGTCACACAATCCCCCTCACGCTCCACTTGGGGTACAAAACTCAACCGAGCACCTCACTTTACCGAATACGTTCGCCAAATCCTTGAAAAACAAGTGGGAGAAGATGCTGTTTATACAGGCGGGCTCAAGGTATATACTACACTAGATGTTCGTAAGCAAGAAATTGCAGAAGAGGAATTACGTAAATCTCTTATCGAACAGGATCGATATGCGTTTGGTGCAAACTTTCGTTATGCGGGAAGGGCAGATCGATCATTAGTTTCATTGTACAATCTCTTGGGTTCTGTATTCCCAGTAGGTGTTCCTTTTATCACAAACTTAGATGATAGGCAGGTCTTTCGACTTCAACTGGAAAAGGAAATGGCGCCAGCCCTAGAACTTTTAACAGATTTTGTTCCCTCTGAAAATGAGAGTGCAGCGGTCAAAGAGTTTAGACGTTCCTCTCTTGTATTTTCTTCCAACTTACACGTAGAGGGCGCTATTATTACCATAGACCACCAAACGGGCTATATCCAAACGATGGTTGGTGGATCTAGGTTTACCCCCAAAAATCAGTTCAACCGTGCAATGTCTGCAAGGCGGCAAACTGGTTCTGCATTCAAGCCTATGGTCTATGCCGCCGCGATTCAAAACAGAGCCGTAGGATCTGGCACTGGGATTATGGATGCACCTCTGACTACTTTGACAGAAGAGGGAGAAGGATATTCGCCTCAGGATATCTCTGGTGACTTTCGTGGTATGGTCCCACTTTCACGGGCTTTATCTTTATCTTTGAATATCGTTTCTGTACAAGTTTTGATGAGAACTGGCACCGACTCAGTCATTGATTTTGCCTCCAAAGTTACTAAGGCGAATAAAGCTCGTTTCCCAACAGGTCCCGCCCTTGCCTTAGGAGTGGCAGAGCTTACTCCCTATGAAATGGCTGTTGCCTATTCCATCATGGCAAATCGAGGGAGAGATGTGATCCCGTTTGGCATTCGTTATGTGCTAGACCAAAGTGGTTCCATCCTCTACAACCGAGAGAAAGAAGTACAAGAAGAGTTAGCAGAAAAGGCGAAAAACGGAACAATACAAATCATCCCCGAGGCTACTGCTTATATCATCCGCCAAATGTTGATTGGAGTTGCCACCGGTGGTACGCCAACCGCTGCTTTACGAGATAGAGACAAAGGAAATTATAAAGGTATCTCTGGTGGAAAGACTGGCTCTACCTCATCTTATACCAATGTCTGGTACTGTGGTTTTGATCCGAAATTCACGACCGTTGTTTGGATGGGATTCGACAAGTCCTCTCTCTCCCTAGGGCAAGGAGTGACCGCTGCGGGTGTTGCAGCTCCTATTTTTGGTAAGCTATATTCCCGTTGGTACAATGGTGGTCCCTACCCAGAATTTCCGCAAGAAGAGGTCCCTAGCGATGTCGTCAAAGGTGCCACTTGCGCATTCAATGGGATGACTCCTTCTCCGACCTGTCCTTTGACTTCCAATCTCTTTCTAAAGCCCATCACAATCGCAGGCCGCAGCCTTTCTGTCCCTGGTGGGCGGCAATGTGACGGTGACCGGGACCACTTTCGCTCATTAGATCTCAAGGATTTCCTACAACGGGAGCTTGAAATCAGCGATGATGAGTTAAAATAA
- a CDS encoding MBL fold metallo-hydrolase: MVVQLFGVRGSIAAPLRNQEYKKKILEALSLYQESGKGQSPEQFWKSLPYHVKFVTGSDTTCIKLTDHQGNLYIIDMGTGIRNVGDELIQDYLKSPGPRTVHIFVTHTHWDHIQGLPFFKPIYFPDFTLKFYSPYSDLQARLERQQNPEFFPVTFSSVACQKEFKYFSPGDVLRFGSGIEVKCYPLRHPGGSFAYRFVTAEGKTFIFATDAEFTGQDMEIIHDSMDFFQGADLLILDAQYTLDESFSKFDWGHTSYTMAVNCATSWNVKNLVLTHHEPTYTDQKIHEIFEAAVDHKDLLGAKNLKIHLAREGLRFHL; encoded by the coding sequence GTGGTTGTACAGTTATTTGGAGTCCGAGGCTCAATCGCCGCTCCACTCCGAAATCAAGAATATAAAAAAAAGATCCTGGAAGCTTTGAGCCTCTACCAAGAGTCAGGGAAGGGCCAAAGCCCCGAACAATTTTGGAAGTCTCTACCTTACCACGTAAAATTTGTGACAGGAAGCGACACAACCTGTATCAAACTTACCGATCATCAGGGCAATCTCTACATCATAGATATGGGCACTGGCATCCGTAATGTAGGGGATGAATTGATCCAGGACTACCTAAAATCACCAGGGCCAAGGACAGTCCATATTTTTGTTACGCACACACATTGGGACCATATCCAGGGTCTTCCTTTCTTTAAACCGATTTACTTCCCTGATTTTACTTTAAAGTTTTATTCTCCTTATTCAGATTTGCAAGCTCGTTTGGAACGCCAGCAAAACCCGGAGTTTTTTCCGGTCACATTTTCATCTGTCGCCTGCCAAAAAGAGTTCAAATACTTCAGCCCAGGCGATGTCTTACGATTTGGCAGTGGCATAGAAGTGAAATGTTACCCTTTACGGCACCCAGGAGGTTCTTTTGCCTATCGGTTTGTCACTGCAGAAGGGAAGACATTTATCTTTGCGACTGATGCGGAGTTTACCGGCCAAGATATGGAGATAATCCATGACTCTATGGATTTTTTCCAAGGAGCAGATCTACTTATTTTAGATGCACAGTACACTTTGGATGAGTCCTTTTCCAAATTTGACTGGGGCCACACATCTTACACTATGGCTGTAAATTGTGCCACTTCTTGGAATGTAAAGAATCTTGTGCTCACGCACCACGAACCAACATACACTGATCAAAAAATCCATGAAATCTTTGAAGCGGCTGTAGACCATAAAGATCTTTTAGGTGCCAAAAACTTAAAGATCCATTTGGCTAGAGAAGGACTTCGCTTCCACCTTTAG
- a CDS encoding rhomboid family intramembrane serine protease: MPPRSSGYQLRLGPEMTSMVRILLIANAAIFVLQMIVRLAFKSPWIESLFALHPQDVLHGYLWQLVTYSFLHGDIMHLLMNLLTLWMFGSELENQFGSRAFLKFYLFCASMGGLVTLIAAYLGFPQGIVLGASGATFGLLCAYAIIWPNREVLFMLVFPLKTKFFVLILMLMIVFSQGGQIAHMAHLGGILGAFFLMKVYRSWQSQSKQPTWSLSRYLQKRRFQRYQEEMNKRENAKKHVDELLEKISQHGMNSLSRAEKKFLNEASQKYFNE, from the coding sequence ATGCCCCCACGCTCTTCCGGATACCAACTCAGACTCGGCCCTGAAATGACTTCTATGGTACGAATCCTGCTTATCGCGAACGCGGCAATCTTTGTCTTACAAATGATAGTTCGATTGGCATTCAAATCTCCATGGATAGAATCCCTATTTGCTCTCCATCCTCAGGATGTTCTGCATGGCTATCTCTGGCAGTTGGTAACCTATTCTTTCCTCCACGGGGATATCATGCACCTTTTGATGAATCTTCTTACATTGTGGATGTTTGGTTCCGAGTTAGAAAACCAATTTGGCAGTAGAGCCTTCTTAAAATTTTACCTGTTTTGCGCGAGTATGGGAGGTCTAGTGACCTTAATCGCTGCCTATCTTGGATTCCCGCAAGGGATCGTTCTTGGGGCAAGCGGAGCAACCTTTGGACTTTTGTGTGCGTATGCCATCATTTGGCCAAATAGAGAAGTGTTGTTTATGTTGGTGTTCCCCCTTAAAACAAAGTTTTTTGTACTCATTTTGATGTTGATGATTGTTTTTTCTCAAGGCGGACAGATTGCCCACATGGCACATTTAGGTGGCATCCTGGGAGCGTTTTTCCTAATGAAGGTGTATAGATCCTGGCAATCACAGTCCAAACAACCTACCTGGTCTCTCTCCCGTTACCTCCAAAAACGAAGATTCCAAAGGTACCAAGAAGAAATGAACAAAAGAGAAAATGCAAAGAAACACGTGGATGAACTATTAGAAAAGATCTCTCAGCATGGCATGAATTCGCTTTCCCGCGCAGAGAAGAAATTTTTAAACGAAGCCTCGCAAAAGTACTTCAACGAGTGA